Genomic window (Elusimicrobiota bacterium):
CACCTTGATCTTGATGGTGCGGACTCCCATTTTCACGATGCGCCGCGCCGCGGCCTCGGCCGAGGCGGGGGAGCCCATGGTCACCGTGACATCGGAGAAGATCTTCGCCCCCGCGGAGCCGAACAAGGCCCTCAGGGGAATCCTCCGGCTCCTGGCCCAGGCGTCGAGAAGCGCCATGGACGCGGCGGCCTTGGCGGGGCCTCGCGCGGGCCCCAGCCTATGGTCGAGCTCTTGCAGGAGGGGCCGCCAAGCGGAAAGGCTTTTCCCGACCAAGAAGCCCTTTTGCTTGCGCAATAGCGCCAGGGTCGCGGCCTGGCCGTCGCGCTTGGAGTCGGCGGGCGGGGCCGCCTCGCCGTAGCCCCGGGTTCCGTCGGCCAAAGCGGCCGAGACCAGGACGTTGCGCACTTCGGTCTTGGTCCCGGTCGCGATCTCGAAGGGCTCATTCATGGCCGCGTCGAGGGGCTCGGCCGTGAAGTCGGCGATGCGCAAGTTATCCACAAAACTTCGCCGCGAAGTTCCGTGGATAACTAAGGAAACTCATCAGCCGATTGTATATAAATCCCGGCGGTGAATGCTTAACGCGGGGATTTCTTGGTGAGCACTATCTCGACCAAGGTCGAGAGCATCTCGGCCCGGTCCACCAGGCCTTCCTTCTGGTAGACGGAGATGAGGTTCCTCATCATGCGCACGAGGATCTCGCGCGTCGGGCAGGGCCTCAGGAATTCCTCGCGGAATTCGTAGCCGCTTCTGACCAGCATCCGGCGCACCTCGTTGACGTCGAGGAGTTTGCCGTGATGGAATGTATCTATATAGCAGGTGTAGGAGCCGGGGTTGAAGGCCACCAAAAAATGGCCCGGGGTGCCCACCCCGTAGACCGGCAGGCGCAGCCTGTGCGCCAACAGGATGTACAGCACCGACAGGCTGATGGGAATGCCCCTTCGAGTCTCGATCACGCGGTTTAAGTACGAGTTGTCGGGGTCGTAGTACCGGGTCTCGTTGCCGGCAAACCCCATGGCCTGGAAGACATGGAGGTTCAGGCGCTGGAAGGCCACGGCCTCGTCCGCGTCCGTGGGGAGCGAGTCCTCGAGCTCCGTAGCCACGCGATCAAACCATGAGCCGTACACCGCGGGGTCGAGGCCGGGGTAGCCGAAGCGGGCGATCAGGAGCGCGCCCTTTTCCAGGCTGGGCTTGGGCGAGACCGAGAGCCGCAGGAAGGCCTCACGCAGATTCTTGAAGCGGACCTGGCGGGCCAGGCTCTCGGCCTTGGCCGCGATCTCTGAGCCCGATTTGAGCCTCAGCTCCTCGAGATAGGGAATGATCGGTTCGCCGATCATGAGGATCTGCCGGCAGACCAGATCGAGGCTCGCGGCGTCATCCTCGTCCAGGAGGAGCACGAGGCTGCGCAGTTCGCTCTCGGAAGGGATCGCCATAGGGGCTTTCGCGGACGGCCCACGAGATTTTACCCCTTGCAATTTGAAATTTCCAGGGCTAAATACTGGGCATGGCTTCGAGGCTTCGGTCATGAACAGCATCCGTCCGGGGGAACTCCTGGAGCTTGTCGAGATCATGGAGGACCTCATAGTCGGGGACTCCAGGCCCGCTGCCCTGGCCACCGTGGTTTCCTTGGACGGCTCGGTTTACAGCCGGGCAGGAGCCATGGCCGTTCTGGTTGCTGGGCCGGCCGAGCGCTCGGGCGTTATTCCCGCGTTCGAGCTCAGCGCTCCTTGGAGGCGGGCCTGCGAGGAACTCTTCGCGGGCTCTGGGTCCCGCCTATCGAGCTTCGAGACTGCCGAGGACGATCCCATACTCGGCTTCGGGCTCGGGGCTCCGGGGCGCCTGGAGGTGTTCTTTGAGCCCATCAACTTTAAACTTCTCGAGCCTTTGCGCAGGATCCGAGAGATTATCCTGCGCGACCAGGGCTTGGTCTGCGTCTTGCGCGTGGAGGGCGGGCGCGTCGGGCAAAGGGTTCTTTACAGCCCCAACCATCCGAGCGTTAGGGAATGCTACCGGGAGACGAGCCCGGAGCTGGTGGAAAGCGCGTCGTCGGGGGGAACCGAACGGGATTTTCTATGCCCCATCCGGCCGATGGGGAAGGTCCTGATTTTCGGCTCGGGCCGGGACGCGGCCAAGCTTTCCCGGCATCTCTCCGGCCTGGGCTTCAGCGTGTACGCGGCCGATCCCCGGCCCGGCCGTCTCGGAACCGAGGAGTGGGGGTCGCGCCGATTCGCCTTGATCGAGGGCGGCTGGGAGCAGATGCGCCGGGCCGCGGTTCCCGATGAGGAAACATCGATCGTGGTCATGACCCATTCCTACGCCCTGGATTTGGAGACGCTTCAGGGAGCTCTCAAGAGCCCGGCTTCCTACGTGGGGCTTATCGGTCCGGCGCGGAGGACCCGAAAGATCCTGGCGGAGCTTTCGGTCCTGGAGGTCTTGCCCCGCCCCGGGATTCTTTTCGCCCCGGCCGGCCTCGACCTCGGCGCCGAGACCCCCGAGGAGACGGCCTTGAGCGTGGCCTCCGAGATTTTAGCTGTCCGCTCGGGCCGCGGAGGCCGCAGCATTTCGGGCCGCGGTCGGGACTTGGCGACCATGACGGGCCGCAGGGCCCGAAGCCAGGTGCCGCGCGGCCGCGTCGCCCGCATGGCGGCCCAGGAGCTCGAGCTTCCCTTTATTCCCCCGCAACGGCGCGGCTTCTGAGTTCCTCCAGGCTTAAGAGGCGCTCCTCGCCGGTTTTCAAGTCCTTGACCTTGACCTGGCCCCCTGCGGCCTCCTCCGGCCCGATGATCACGGCGAGCTTGGCGTGCCGGGCGTCGGCGTACTTGAATTGGGCCTTGAGCTTTCCCGTTCCGGCGTAAAGGTCCGTTTCCCAGCCCGCGGCGCGCAGCTTCCGCGCGGCCGCGATGGATAGGGAGCGCAGCTCCTTCGAGAACACGGTCACGCAGGCGTCCGGGCCGGGAGGAGCTTGGCTCTCGGAGGATTCCTCCAGGAGAAGCATGAGGCGCTCAAAGCCTAAACTTCCCCCACAGGCCGGCACCGGCGCGCCGCCGAATTTCTCGGTCAGCCGGTCGTAGCGGCCGCCCCCTCCCAACGAGCCCGAAAGACCGGGCAGCCTGAACTCGAACACGGTGCCCGTGTAATAGTCGAGTCCGCGGGCCAGGCTCGGGGAGATCTTGACGCAGCCTGGCTCCAGGAGCCCGGCCAGGGTTTTTTGTATTTCCAGGAGGCGCGCCAAGGCCGCGGCGTCGGCCGCGCGGAGCCGGTCCAAATCGGGCTGATCCGACATCAAGGCGGACTCCAGGGTCCGGACCGGCGCGGCCCCGACCAGGGGCGCGAGTTCCGCCAGGACCTCCTCCCGCTCGACCTTGTCGAGCTTGTCCAACAGCACGCAGACCTGTCCCGCCTTTTCTTGGGGCACCTGGGCCTGGGCCAGGACCGCGTGAAGCAGCGACCTGTCGTTGATGATCACCGCGGGCTGGGGAATTTTAAGGGCCAGGAAGGCGCTTGAAATGGCGTGGATGACCTCGACCTCGCAGAGGAGACTCTCCGAGCCGATGATGTCGGCGTCGCATTGGTAGAATTCCCGGTAGCGTCCCTTCTGGGCCCTTTCGGCGCGCCAGACCGGCCCGATCTGGAAGGCCTTGAAGGGCCGGGGAAGCTGGCCTGCGTAGCGGCTGTAGAACCTGGCCAGGGGCAAGGTCAGATCGAAGCGCAGCCCCAGATCGGCGAGCTCGCCTCCTTCCAGGGACTCGGCGAGCTTCTCCCCGCGCTTCAAGATCTTGAAGATGAGCTTCTCGTTCTCCCCCGCGCCCTTGCCCATGAGCACCTCGAGGCTTTCCACCGCGGGGGTTGCGATGGGCATGAAGCCGAAGGAGCGGTAGACCTTGGAGATCGCGGCCGCGGCCCCGGCGCGGCGCAGGCAGGAGTCCGGGAGGCAGTCCCGAAAGCCGGAGGGGGGAGTGACGGAGAGTCCCATGGTAATTAGAAGTCCGACACCATTATAAAATAAAATAGGTCATGGCGCTCACCGTAAAATACGGCCCTTTCCATCCCCATCTCGAGCGCGCCTTCGTCGAGAAGCTCGCCCGCCTCAAGGCCGAGAGCCCTTGGGCGCCGGTGGCCGTGGTAGCGCCCTCGCGGAGGATGGTGGGCAGACTCGAGAGGCTGGCGGCCGTGGAAGGGGGGCAAAGCCTTCTCAACGTCCATTTCCACACCTTCTTCAGCCTGGCCCAGCGCCTCCTCGAGGAGGGCGAGCCCTCGCCCAAGGCTTGGATCGGCGATTCCGCCTTCCTCGACAAGACCCTCGACCAGCTCCTCGAACAGCGCCCTGAGCTGGGGGCCCTGTTCATGGGAGTCGCGCGGCCCAAGGCCCTGGCCAAAGTGCTGCGGGCGAGCCTCAAGGACTTGATGGACGCCGGGGTCTCGGCGCATGCTCTGGCGGAGCACTTCGCGGGGGAGCTGGGCCTGCCCCCAGCCGAGAAGGAGAGACTTTGGGCTCTCTTGCGCCTGGCCGAGGCTTATGAAAAGCGATTGGAGGAGCTTGGCCTCCTCGCCTCTTCAGGCCTCACGCGCCTGGCCGCCGAGCGGGCGGAGGGCTCGCGGTACTTGGCGGGCTTCAAGGAAATCCTGTATTACGGGTTCTACGACTTGACCGGGCTCCAGCTCGAATTTTTCGAGGCGGTCACGGCCGCGCATCCCTGCGTCCTGTTTTTTCCTTACGAGCGGGCTCGTCCCGCCTACAAATTCGCCCAGTCCTTCTTCGAGGAAAAGCTTTTGCGCCACGAGGTAGAAGAGCTCTCCCTCTCACCGGGCCAAACGGAAGGCCCGGCACTACAGGTCATCAACGCTTCCGGGGCCCGCGACGAGGTCTGGGCCTGCGCCAAGGAAATCCTGCGCCTGGTGGAGAACGAGGGCTACCGCTACGAGGACATAGGCGTGGCCGCCCGGACCTTGGCCCCCTATCGCATTCAGATCATGGAGGTTTTCGGCGAGAACGCCATCCCCTACGATTGGGATCCCGGCGAGCCTCTCCTGCGCCATCCCATCGCCAAGAAGGCCTTGAATCTGCTCGTCTTGGCGGAGCGGGATTTCCCGGCCCCCATGGTCGAGGATCTGTTCTGCTCTCCTTATTTCCAGTCCCCCCGGGGCTCGGGGCCGAGAACCCCCGGACGCTGGAGGGAGCTTGTCGGGCGCCTCGGGATTCGCTCCGGCTGGCTGCAATGGGAAGGCAAGCTCACCGGGCCCTTGCCCGAGGACTCGGAGAAGCTCCGCCCGGAACGCGAGGCCCTCTGGTCCTGGCTTTCCGGCTTGAGGCGGGAGCTATCCGCGCCGGCCGGGTCTTGGGGGGAGCTCGCGCGGTCTTCCCGCGCTGTCCTCGAGCGGCACCTGGGGCTTGCCGCCCAGCCCCAAGGCCCCGAGGCCGAGGCCTGGGACGGGGTCCTCCAGGCCCTCGAATCCATGGCGGCCTTCGATTCCCTAGGTCTGCCCGCGCGCCGGGCGGATTTCCTAGAAGTTCTCGAGGCCAAACTCAAGGCGGCCTCCTTGGCCTCTAGCCCCGGCTGCCGAGGGGTGCGCGTGCGCGACGCCATGGAGGCCCGAGGCGACGGGTTCAAGATCCTCTTCATGATCGGCCTCAAGGAGAAGCTCTTCCCGCGTCCGGTTATCGAGGATCCCCTCTTGCGCGACTCCGCCCGGGCCGCCCTGCGCCATCCCGCCGGCTACTGGATTTCCCGCAAATTGGCCGGGCACGAGGAGGAGAAACTCTTGTTCCACCTTCTCGTCTCCTCGGCTCGGGAAAGGCTTTACGCCGTGTACCCGCGCTCCGACGAGGCCGGCAAGGCAGAGATCGCCTCCTTGTACTTGCGCGAGCTGTGCCGCGCCCGGGGCGCGGATTTGTCGGACGAGCGCGTCAACCGGAGGATTTCCCGCCAGCCGGCCGAAAAACTGCGCTCCTGCGAGCCCCAGCTTTTGTCTCCCAAGGAATTCTCGCTGCGCGCCGGCCTCGAAGGGGGCCTTCCCCCCTGCGAGGCCTTGGGCCTGGCGGGCTTCGATGGAGAGCTTCTCCGGGAATCCTTCGCGTCGCTCGGGCCCCTCTCGTCCTGGGGGGGCCTCGGCCCCCGGGACGGCTTGTCGGGCCCGCCCGCGGGCTATTTGAGGAGCCTGCGCGAGAAGGGAATCTCCCCGAGCGCCCTGGAGAGCTTCGCCCGGTGTCCCTTCCAATTCTTCGCCGACCGTGTGCTGGAGCTGGGCCGGGATGAATCTCCCTCGGAGAAGGGGGAATTCGCGGCTTGGGCCCGGGGCAGAATCTACCACGGGGCCCTCGAGCGCTTCTACAAGAATATCCGTGTTGAGGAAGGTCTGGATTGGGTTCCCCGTCTTGAGAAGGTCGTGGAGGAGGTCTTCTCTGAGTACGGCTGGAAAGAGCTCGGCATCTACCCGGTGCTCTGGCTCTCGGTCAAGCGAGGGGTTTTGTCCCGCCTGAGCGACTTCATCGCCTGGGATTTGGCGCAAATGCGCGAGTCGGGCCTGAGTCCAGCCTGGCTCGAGAAAAGCCTCTCGGCCCCTTGCCCGGGGGAGCTGCCCGAGGGCCTTTCCGGGCTTCGCCTGCGCGGGATCGTGGACCGGCTGGACCTCGACGAGACCGGCCGTCGCTTCCGGGTGGTGGATTACAAGACGCGCCTTGCCTCCAAGCTCAAGATCGCCGGCCTTGTGGCCAAGGGCGAGATGTATCAGCTTCCCATTTACGCCGAGCTCGCCCAGGCCGAGCTCGGGGCCGAGGCGCGGATGATCTCGGCCTGCCTGATCCCGCTGGAGGCCTCCGGCAAGGGGGGCAAGGCCCAGCGCGAACATGTCTACGAGGGGGGTGAGTGGGAGCGCGACCGCCTTTCTTTCCTGGCGCTGCTCCGCGAGAGGCTTGCGGAAATTTCCCAGGGGCGCTTCCCTATCCGGCCCGATGACGGGGAATTCGGCCATTGCCGCTATTGCGATTTCTCGGCCCTCTGCCGGAAGAGCCACGGCCCCACCCGCCGGCGCGCGCATGCGGCCGAAAGCCGGACCGGGGGGAAAGAATGAGCGGGCCTTTGCCGATGGACGCGGCCGACAGGAGCCGGGCCCTCGAGGCCCTCGGTTCCAACCTCGTGGTGGAGGCGGGAGCCGGCACGGGAAAGACCACGCTTCTCATCGGCCGGATCCTGGCGCTTCTCGAGGGGAGGCCGGATCGGGAGGCCCTGCCCATGGACTCGCTCGTGGTCCTCACTTTCACGGAGAAAGCGGCGGGCGAGCTCAAGTGGCGGCTGGCCGATGAGCTGTCCAAGATCGCGGCGGCCGGCGCGCCGGCCTGGGCCCAAAAGGCCCTGGAGGAGCTCGAGAAGGCCCAGATCGGCACGATTCATTCCTTCGCCGCGCACTTGCTGAGGCTTTATCCGGTGGAGGCGGGGGTGGACCCCGATTTCACGGTGGACGAGGGGGACTTCTTCGACGAGCTCTTCGAGGCGGAATGGTCCCGCTGGCTCGACCGCGAGCTGGGCGAGGCCGCGCCTAGGCCGCAGGCCTGGCTAGACATATTGGCGCTGGCCTCGCTGGAGGATTTGGAGATTCTCGCCCGGGAGCTGTCCTCGGAAGGCCTGGACTTAAGTCTTGTCGGCAAGCCCCAGAAAAGGGTGGCCGCCTGGCTCGAGGAGGCGGCCGAGGCCTTGTCGGGGATGGCGTCGCGAAATCCCCTGCCCCATCGCTCCTCCAAGATCGCGGAATCCTTGGGGGATCTGACCGGGCGCTTGAGGGCCTTGGCCGAGGCCCACCGCGGCCCGAGTCCCGCCGCGCTTAAGCCGCCGGACTCTCGTCCCCTAGGCAAGTCCGCCTGGCCCAAGAATTGGGATCACGCAGGGCAAGCCCTCTACGAGCGGGCCCGCAAGATCGCGGAGAGGACTTCCCCCCAGGAGGAGGCTTTGGTCCGCCGGGCCTGCGCCTTGGTCGAGCCTTTCGCCTCGGCCTTGCGCCGCGAATACCGCAGGCGAGGCTTTATCTCCTTCGACGGCCTCCTGCGCTGGGCCCGGGATCTCGTACGCGACCGCCTCCCGGTCCGCGAGGAGCTTAAAAAACGCTACAAAGCCCTTCTCATAGACGAGTTCCAGGACACCGATCCCCTGCAGGGGGAGATACTGCTCTTCCTCGCCGAGGCGGAGGGCCGGGCCGCGCGGCGCTGGGAGGACGTGGAGCTGGGCCCGGGCCGGCTCTTCGTGGTGGGGGACCCCAAACAGTCCATCTACCGCTTCCGCGGGGCCGACATCGCGGCCTACCAGCGCTTTACCGAGCGCGTCCTAAGCGGTCCTATGGCCCTCTCCTGCGATTTGCAGGCCAACTTCCGCAGCGATCTGGGGCTCCTTGAGCCGGTCAACGCGATTTTCGAGCGCATCATGCGCTACGAGCCGGGCCTCCAGCCTCCGTACAAGAAGCTTTCCGCGGCCAAGAAGCCCGGGCCGGCGGCCGCCGCCGGCCCGGGCTTGGAGCTGATCTGCGTCGCGGCGGCCGATGGACGGGATAAGGAGCTCGCGGCCGAGGCCGTCCAGCGCCGGGAGGCGGAATGGATGGCGGACTGGATCATGGAGAGCCGCGGGCACGGGCGCCGGTACAGGGACGTGGCGATACTTCTGCGCAGCGCAGCACCCCTCGAGGTCCTCCTCGACGTTTTCAAGGGCAAGAACATCCCCTACGCCGTCGAGTTCGAGAAATATTTTTACGGCACGCAGGAGATCTGCGATTTCCTGAATCTCCTGCGCGTCCTGGACAACCCCGAGGACCGCGTCTCCCTGGCCGGGCTCCTGCGCTCCGCGCTGGGAGGGCTTGAGGACCGGGAGCTCTACGAGCTCGCTCGAGCGGGGGGGCTCTCCTACCTCAAGGACCCTCCCGCCAGCCTCGAGCGCTCCCGCGGGCGCCTGGGCCGGCTGTTTAAGCAGCTGCGCGATCTCAGGAGCCAGGTCGGCCGCCGGCCCTTGTCCGAGTTCGTGCCCCTGGTCCTAGAGAAGACCTTCCTTCTCGAGCTGGCCTCCAGGGCCTACCACGGCCAACAGACGGTCTCCAACCTCCTCAAGATATCTCGCCTGGCCTCCTCGGCCAACGAGGAGCGCGCCATGACGCTCCGGGAATTCATCGAGCTCTTGGGCCGGCACGTCCATGATTTGCGCAAGGAGGGGGAAAGCCCGCTTGCCGACGAGTCCTTCGACGCGGTGCGCCTCATGAGCATCCACAAGTCCAAGGGCTTGGAGTTCCCCGTGGTGTTCCTGGCCAACGCCTCCGGCGCGCCGGGAGGCCAAAGCAAGCGCGCGCTTTCCCTAACGGATTGGAGTGCCGCCGTGGTCGGCCTGCGCCTGCCCAAGCTCAAGGCCGCGGACGCTTCCATGGCCTGGCTCGAGGTCCAAGAGGACATCCGGCAGGAGCACGAGGCCCTGCGCCTGCTGTACGTGGCTCTCACCCGGGCCAAGGAGAAGCTGTTCATCCTGGGCAAGGTCAAGCCTTCCGGCAAGTCGCTCTCCGAGATCCTGGCCAGGGCCGGGGCCTGGCCTTCAGAGGCCGGTGAGGACGAGGCACCAGCTCCAAGCCTCGGCTTGCCGGTGCGCTGGATCAGGGCTGAGACGGACGGCGCGGCATCCAGCCCGGAACGAGCCATGCTCTCGCCTGGCCTGTCTCCGACCAACTTCCCAAGCAAGACGGACGCCGATTCATGGGCCGCGGCCTGGGCCGAGCGAAAGATCCGGCGCAGCCAAGCTCGGAGCCTGCCCTGGACGCTGAGCCCCTCGAAGCTCCCGCGCAATGAGGAATCCGGCTACGCGTCGCCGAACCCTTTGCCCAGCGGTCCGGCGATCGGGACGGCGGCCCTCCTGGGGCGGATCTGCCATAAGGTTTTAGAACAGTGGGATTTTCGCGGCTCGGGCCCCCCGCTTGAGGAGCTTGTCGCCAAGACCACGCTGGCCGTCGGCCGCGGGTCTCCGGGCCGCCACTTCAAGGCCTTGGGCCGCGAGGCCCATGGGATTTTGTCGGCCTTCATGGGATCCGACGCCGCCCGGGAACTGGCCCGGGCCGAGATACTGGGGAGGGAGATTCCGTTCGTCTATGCCCAGGAAGGCGCCGTCGTGCGCGGGGTCATGGACCTGGTCTACCGCCTGGGCGGCGAGGTCGTGGTCGTTGATTATAAAACCGAGCGCGCGGCCCCGGGTAGGGAAGCCGCCCTCTCCCTCAAGTACGAACGCCAGGGCGCGGCTTACCGCGCGGCCGTGGAGAAAGCCCTGGGTGTTAAGGCCCGGTTCCGGCTTATTCCTCTGCGGCTTTGACAATCGGGGAGACAAGGCTGAGCAAGAAGGCCAGGGCCGCGATGTTCACGAAAAGGCCCCAAAGAGCTATCCTGCGCGCGAAGGTTCCTTTTTCGAAAGCGGCCAAAGACTCGGCCAGCCAGTGGTAGTAACGCTGAGCCATCTTCTCGATGGCTGCGCTCCTACAGCCTAGGCGGTAAAGGTCCAGATTCCCAAGTCGGCCGGATTCCAGGCTTTCGCGCACTTTCCGGGCGTGACTAGAAATCCCTTCAAGAGATTCAAGCTGAGGTTTTTTTTCTCCCGTCAAAAGCCAACGGAAGGTGCCGAGAAAGGAGCGCGCGATCGCGGCATTGTCACAAAGGGCGGCATGGCCTATGGGATTGGCCCCCAGGCGGCGTAGCTCGCCCAAAACCGTCTGGTGAGCGCAGAACCACATTTTTCGGCATGTCGCCACGGTGAAGACTCTCTTGCCCCGGAGAAGACCTCCATCGCGTCCTTTGAGGAAGCCTTGGACGGGCAGAGACGGGGCCAAGTGCCACGGTTGGAAGCCGAGCACGACGAGATCGGCCTCTTGCAGCAGAGAGGGCTCCTCAAGGC
Coding sequences:
- a CDS encoding XdhC family protein; amino-acid sequence: MNSIRPGELLELVEIMEDLIVGDSRPAALATVVSLDGSVYSRAGAMAVLVAGPAERSGVIPAFELSAPWRRACEELFAGSGSRLSSFETAEDDPILGFGLGAPGRLEVFFEPINFKLLEPLRRIREIILRDQGLVCVLRVEGGRVGQRVLYSPNHPSVRECYRETSPELVESASSGGTERDFLCPIRPMGKVLIFGSGRDAAKLSRHLSGLGFSVYAADPRPGRLGTEEWGSRRFALIEGGWEQMRRAAVPDEETSIVVMTHSYALDLETLQGALKSPASYVGLIGPARRTRKILAELSVLEVLPRPGILFAPAGLDLGAETPEETALSVASEILAVRSGRGGRSISGRGRDLATMTGRRARSQVPRGRVARMAAQELELPFIPPQRRGF
- the hisS gene encoding histidine--tRNA ligase produces the protein MGLSVTPPSGFRDCLPDSCLRRAGAAAAISKVYRSFGFMPIATPAVESLEVLMGKGAGENEKLIFKILKRGEKLAESLEGGELADLGLRFDLTLPLARFYSRYAGQLPRPFKAFQIGPVWRAERAQKGRYREFYQCDADIIGSESLLCEVEVIHAISSAFLALKIPQPAVIINDRSLLHAVLAQAQVPQEKAGQVCVLLDKLDKVEREEVLAELAPLVGAAPVRTLESALMSDQPDLDRLRAADAAALARLLEIQKTLAGLLEPGCVKISPSLARGLDYYTGTVFEFRLPGLSGSLGGGGRYDRLTEKFGGAPVPACGGSLGFERLMLLLEESSESQAPPGPDACVTVFSKELRSLSIAAARKLRAAGWETDLYAGTGKLKAQFKYADARHAKLAVIIGPEEAAGGQVKVKDLKTGEERLLSLEELRSRAVAGE
- a CDS encoding PD-(D/E)XK nuclease family protein — translated: MALTVKYGPFHPHLERAFVEKLARLKAESPWAPVAVVAPSRRMVGRLERLAAVEGGQSLLNVHFHTFFSLAQRLLEEGEPSPKAWIGDSAFLDKTLDQLLEQRPELGALFMGVARPKALAKVLRASLKDLMDAGVSAHALAEHFAGELGLPPAEKERLWALLRLAEAYEKRLEELGLLASSGLTRLAAERAEGSRYLAGFKEILYYGFYDLTGLQLEFFEAVTAAHPCVLFFPYERARPAYKFAQSFFEEKLLRHEVEELSLSPGQTEGPALQVINASGARDEVWACAKEILRLVENEGYRYEDIGVAARTLAPYRIQIMEVFGENAIPYDWDPGEPLLRHPIAKKALNLLVLAERDFPAPMVEDLFCSPYFQSPRGSGPRTPGRWRELVGRLGIRSGWLQWEGKLTGPLPEDSEKLRPEREALWSWLSGLRRELSAPAGSWGELARSSRAVLERHLGLAAQPQGPEAEAWDGVLQALESMAAFDSLGLPARRADFLEVLEAKLKAASLASSPGCRGVRVRDAMEARGDGFKILFMIGLKEKLFPRPVIEDPLLRDSARAALRHPAGYWISRKLAGHEEEKLLFHLLVSSARERLYAVYPRSDEAGKAEIASLYLRELCRARGADLSDERVNRRISRQPAEKLRSCEPQLLSPKEFSLRAGLEGGLPPCEALGLAGFDGELLRESFASLGPLSSWGGLGPRDGLSGPPAGYLRSLREKGISPSALESFARCPFQFFADRVLELGRDESPSEKGEFAAWARGRIYHGALERFYKNIRVEEGLDWVPRLEKVVEEVFSEYGWKELGIYPVLWLSVKRGVLSRLSDFIAWDLAQMRESGLSPAWLEKSLSAPCPGELPEGLSGLRLRGIVDRLDLDETGRRFRVVDYKTRLASKLKIAGLVAKGEMYQLPIYAELAQAELGAEARMISACLIPLEASGKGGKAQREHVYEGGEWERDRLSFLALLRERLAEISQGRFPIRPDDGEFGHCRYCDFSALCRKSHGPTRRRAHAAESRTGGKE
- a CDS encoding UvrD-helicase domain-containing protein → MSGPLPMDAADRSRALEALGSNLVVEAGAGTGKTTLLIGRILALLEGRPDREALPMDSLVVLTFTEKAAGELKWRLADELSKIAAAGAPAWAQKALEELEKAQIGTIHSFAAHLLRLYPVEAGVDPDFTVDEGDFFDELFEAEWSRWLDRELGEAAPRPQAWLDILALASLEDLEILARELSSEGLDLSLVGKPQKRVAAWLEEAAEALSGMASRNPLPHRSSKIAESLGDLTGRLRALAEAHRGPSPAALKPPDSRPLGKSAWPKNWDHAGQALYERARKIAERTSPQEEALVRRACALVEPFASALRREYRRRGFISFDGLLRWARDLVRDRLPVREELKKRYKALLIDEFQDTDPLQGEILLFLAEAEGRAARRWEDVELGPGRLFVVGDPKQSIYRFRGADIAAYQRFTERVLSGPMALSCDLQANFRSDLGLLEPVNAIFERIMRYEPGLQPPYKKLSAAKKPGPAAAAGPGLELICVAAADGRDKELAAEAVQRREAEWMADWIMESRGHGRRYRDVAILLRSAAPLEVLLDVFKGKNIPYAVEFEKYFYGTQEICDFLNLLRVLDNPEDRVSLAGLLRSALGGLEDRELYELARAGGLSYLKDPPASLERSRGRLGRLFKQLRDLRSQVGRRPLSEFVPLVLEKTFLLELASRAYHGQQTVSNLLKISRLASSANEERAMTLREFIELLGRHVHDLRKEGESPLADESFDAVRLMSIHKSKGLEFPVVFLANASGAPGGQSKRALSLTDWSAAVVGLRLPKLKAADASMAWLEVQEDIRQEHEALRLLYVALTRAKEKLFILGKVKPSGKSLSEILARAGAWPSEAGEDEAPAPSLGLPVRWIRAETDGAASSPERAMLSPGLSPTNFPSKTDADSWAAAWAERKIRRSQARSLPWTLSPSKLPRNEESGYASPNPLPSGPAIGTAALLGRICHKVLEQWDFRGSGPPLEELVAKTTLAVGRGSPGRHFKALGREAHGILSAFMGSDAARELARAEILGREIPFVYAQEGAVVRGVMDLVYRLGGEVVVVDYKTERAAPGREAALSLKYERQGAAYRAAVEKALGVKARFRLIPLRL